The Ruania halotolerans genome contains the following window.
TCGGGGAGAATCAGGGCCCGGTCAATGACGCCATCAACGCCTTCGGCGGGGAGAGCATCGAGTTCCTCGCCTCCACGGCGGGCACGATGACCATCGCCGTGGTGATGACGTTGTGGAGCTCGATGGGCTTCTACGCCGTGCTGCTCTACACCGGCCTGCTGGACATCCCCGAGGAGGTGGTGGAGTCGGCCCGGATGGACGGGGCCACCGGCCCTCGCCTCGTGGGGTACATCATCATCCCGCTCTCGCTGCCGATTCTGCTTTCTTCGATCATCTTCAGCCTGAACGCCACGCTCAAGGTGTTCGACAGCCTGCTCGCCCTGAACAACGGCGGTCCGGGCACCACCACCGCTCCCCTGACCCTGTACATGTATCGCACCGCCTTCGAGTACGCCGAGTACGGCTACGGCAGCACGATCGCCCTCGCACTGACCCTGCTGTGCCTGGTCTTCACGCTGGTGGTCTTCCGGCCCTCGAGCAAGCGCGTGGAGGACTGACATGACCACCGCACCCGCAGCAGCGCCCGTCCAGCTCCCCGGCCCGCGACCCCAGCCTCGACCTATGCGCCGCACGGCTCGCCGGATCGTGCGCCGCCTCCCCGTGTGGCTTCTTGTCACCGTCCTACTCGTGGTGATGCTCTATCCGCAGTTCTGGATGATCATGGGATCGTTCAAGACCCAGACGGAGTTCTTCGCGAACCCCACCTGGGCGCTGCCGGAGCAGTTCAGCCTCGACAACTACATCGACGCGTTCACACGCGGCAATGTCGGCCTGAACTACCGCAACAGCATGCTCGTGACCCTGCCCTCAGTGGGTCTGATCGTGCTGGCCGGCCTGGCCGCCGGGTACGCCCTGGAGGTCATGATCTGGAAGGGCCGCCGGCAGGTCCTGCTCTTCGTGATGGGCGGGATCATGGTGCCCGGGCAGATGATCCTGGTGCCGCTGTTCACCGCGTACTTCAAGCTCGGCATCACCGACAGCCTGCTGCCGATGATCCTCACGTACACCGCGATGGGGATCCCACTGACGACGTTCCTGATGGCGGCGTATTTCCGGGCGATTCCGCGGGAGATC
Protein-coding sequences here:
- a CDS encoding carbohydrate ABC transporter permease, with the protein product MTTAPAAAPVQLPGPRPQPRPMRRTARRIVRRLPVWLLVTVLLVVMLYPQFWMIMGSFKTQTEFFANPTWALPEQFSLDNYIDAFTRGNVGLNYRNSMLVTLPSVGLIVLAGLAAGYALEVMIWKGRRQVLLFVMGGIMVPGQMILVPLFTAYFKLGITDSLLPMILTYTAMGIPLTTFLMAAYFRAIPREIFEAATVDGCGPLRSFFVIAVPLMKNSMLTIGLIQFFSVFNDLLIALTFTTRPELATIQVGLLSLSDQYGSTQYGALFAAISINIIVLLIVFIFLNKKIMAGLAAGSVKG
- a CDS encoding carbohydrate ABC transporter permease codes for the protein MTRVFGDRKTILILLLPTLSIYVLLKVIPVAWSLGLSFFQGNTLRGFEFIGLDNFREFLGDSAALNSVWVSVGFAVIVTIAQVTFGYLLALLYVFVLRKGSAFVRTAVFFPMVLPTVAVALLFKSLIAVGENQGPVNDAINAFGGESIEFLASTAGTMTIAVVMTLWSSMGFYAVLLYTGLLDIPEEVVESARMDGATGPRLVGYIIIPLSLPILLSSIIFSLNATLKVFDSLLALNNGGPGTTTAPLTLYMYRTAFEYAEYGYGSTIALALTLLCLVFTLVVFRPSSKRVED